ATCAGCAGGGGAATCAGATAACGACGGGAAGCGGGCTCCATGGCATTTTTCCTTGACCGGCAGGCTCAACAGGGGCTTGCCAGCCATGTCAGTCGAGGGCAACCTGTTCCACGGTCGCGAGGGGACAGCCAAGGAACTCACTGCCGACCCGTTGAAACCGCTCGGGAACATCGGTGACGAAAAACTGCGCGGTACAGATCTCCCCCGAGGGCCGGAGGCGATGGCAATGCCCCAACATGGCGGCAACGGTGAAAGCGGTCTCTTCGGCGGAATCGATCAGAATGACCTCCGGGCCGAGAACCTCCTGCAACACCGGCTTGAGCAAGGGATAATGGGTACAACCGAGGACCAGTGTGTCAATCCCGAGATGGCGCAGGTTGTCGAGATAAGCCCGCGCCGTCAGATGGGTTACGGGATGGTTCAGCCAGCCTTCCTCCACCAGTGGAACGAACAGCGGACAGGCAATGGACACCACGTCGGCATCGGGGGCAAGCCGTTTGATGGCTACAGTGTAGGCGCCGCTCTTGATGGTGCCCTCGGTGCCGATCACGCCGATGCGACCGCTGCGGGTTACCGACACAGCCCGTTTCGCGCCGGGCTCGATCACACCGATAACCGGCAGCTTGTATTGGTTTTCGAGATCGGCCAGTGCCACGGACGAGGCGGTATTGCACGCCACGACAAGCATCTTGACCCGGCGGCGGGTCAGAAAGGCGGCCGCCTCCATCGCGTAGCGCCTCACCGTCGCGGGGCTTTTGGTGCCATAGGGAACGCGGGCCGTGTCCCCCAGGTAGAGCAGGTCTTCCCCCGGCAGCAACCGCTGAATCTCCTTGAGGACCGTCAGTCCCCCAACCCCTGAGTCGAATACTCCAATAGCCCGGTCCGGCAACCCTTTTCTCCCTCTACGTGGCAGCTTTAAAAGGGGTATACTAGGTTCAACCCAGACGCAAAGTCAAGATGCATCGCTATTTTGCGCTTGGGATTGGCCGGCCTCTCTGATATATTAGCGATTCTTTCGATAAAAAAGTTATACAGGTTCGTGGTTGCCCCAGGAAAGGATGATCGCTGATGGACCTTTCGACAGCCAGGGATTTTCTCGAAAAACTGCGCACCGAGCATGTCATGACCATGCTGCGCGAGGCAAATCTTGGCGACCTGATTTACAACCCCTGGTTTCTGACGATCGTCGGGGCCATTTGTCTGATCGCCATCATTCTGAAACGGCAGGCGCTGCTTTTCATAATGCTGACCACGGTGGGCTACGCCTGCGTCGTCGATTATACCCTGCAGCAGAAACCAGCCATCGACAGCGCCGGCAGTTCGCCGGTTCTGGTTTTCGCTGGCGGCGGCGCCATTCTGGTCTTCGTTTTCATCTACTACCTGTTCATAAGACAGGACTGAGGTTCATACAGATATCAGCACTATGGTCGGATTTACCACTACCATCCCCCTGGAAATCGTCATCGCCGCAGGCCGGCGGCCCGTCGATCTGAATAATATCTTCATTGAAGACCCCGCCTGCCAGTCCCTCATCGACGAGGCGGAAATGGCCGGCTTCCCCCGCAATTGCTGCGGCTGGATCAAGGGACTCTACAGCGCCGCCCTGCATCACGGCATCCGCGAGATCATCGCCGTGACCGAAGGGGACTGTTCCAACACCAAGGCGCTGATGGAGGTGCTGCAGCTGCAGGGGATAACCACCATCCCCTTTGCCTACCCCTACGATCGCTCCGGCATTACCCTGGAACATGAGATGCGCAAGCTGGCGGAGCACTTCGGCGTCACTCCACAAAAAACCGAGGAAGCCTGGCGCTACCTCAATGCCATCCGCGCCCGGGTTCACGAAATCGATCGGCTCACCTGGGAGGAAAACCGGGTCACCGGCACGGAAAACCATCTCTGGCAGGTCTGCACCTCCGACATGAACGGCGAGCCGGCCGTCTTTGAACAGCAGGCGGATGCCTTCCTGGAAGAGGCCCGGCGTCGCGATCCCCTTCCGGACGGTCTGCGCCTGGCCTACATCGGCGTACCGCCGATTTTCACCGATCTGTATGCTGTCACCGAAGAACTCGGCGGCCGGGTGGTGTTCAACGAAACCCAGCGCCAGTTCTCCATGCCGTACCACGCCACATCGCTGGTCGAACAATACCGCAGCTACACCTATCCCTACGACGTGTTCGTGCGGCTGGATGACATCGAAAAGGAAATCGCGCGCCGCCGCATCGACGGCGTCATCCATTATGTGCAGTCTTTCTGTTTTCGCCAGATCGAGGACCTCATCGTGCGACGCCGCCTGCGGCAACTGCCGATCCTGACCCTCGAAGGCGACCGTCCCGGGCCCCTCGATGCGCGCACGCGGATCCGGCTGGAGGGATTCATCGAAATGATCAAGGCGAGGCATTCATGACCGGCATCGGCATCGACCTGGGCAGCCGCCAGGTCAAATTCGCGGCCCTTGACGGTGAGGCCATCGCCTGGCTGCACAGCTACGATACCATCCCCTTTTACAAGCGTTACGCCTGCCGTCGCGACGACCGGCTGCTGCTCGCCTACCAGGATCTGGGTCTTCTGTCGCCCGAGGAATGGCAAACCACGCCCTTGACCGCCACCGGCTACGGACGCAACACCATCAATCTGGCCGGCGCCACCGTGGTCCCTGAAATTCAGGCCCACATCGCCGGCGCACGCTTTCAGACCGGCCGGGAAACCTTTACCCTGCTCGATCTGGGTGGACAGGACAGCAAGGTCGCCCGCCTCGAAGATGGTATTCTGGTCGATTTCCTGATGAATGACAAATGCGCTGCCTCATCGGGGCGCTACCTGGAAAACATGGCCAAGGTGCTTGATGTTTCCCTGGAGGAGCTGGCCAGCCATTTCGAGCATCCGGTTTCACTCGATGCGACCTGCGGCATTTTCGGCGAGAGCGAGCTGATCGGCAAGATCATCGAGGGTCACTCCCTCGAAGCCCTGTGCGCCGGTGTCAATCAGACACTTATCAAGCGGGTGGCACCAATGCTGGCGCGCTTCGCCCAGGATACCCTCGTATTGACCGGCGGCGTAGCTAAAAACGGCGCCTTCGTCGAACTGCTGCGTCGCTTCAGCTCCGCCGAGATCCTCATCCCGGCCCATCCCCAGCACAATGGCGCCATCGGCTGCGCCTGGCTGGCCGGCCGCAGATAGCGCACAGCAGGCAGGCAAAGGCGAACTGTCGTCAGGAAGCGAGGCTACTTATCTGATTCGAAGGCAGGCTCCACCACCGCCCGCGAAGCCAGTTGCACCGCCTGTTCGAGAGGAATCAGGCTGCGCGTGGTAGCGATATAGCCGTTGGCATGCACGAACAGGACTTCCGGGCAATCGGCAATGGCACGGAAATCGACCAGCCTGCTGTCGCCGAGGCGCAGCAACTCCCACCCCGCACCCCGCACCGACGGCGTGATGCAGATCACGACGCTCTCATCGGCCAGGGATTTCAGATAAAGCTCCATGGACAGCTTCGGGTTATCCTCGATGCAGCACACCACCGCCTTGAACTGCTTCACCGCAACGATGCGCGCCTCCCGCTTCAGCCTTCCCAGCCGCTCTTTCTTGAGCCGGATCAAAGCGAGCATGTCCTTCCCCATTTCCCGCATGAACCGGTAAAGCAGATCTTCCGGACACAGCACCTCGAGCCTGGCAAACCTGGAAAGAATATAACCGTCGATTGGGGAAGAGGACGCCAGCAGTACGCTGGCATCGACGCCAAAATGCTCCGCGGTCCTGTGCGGCCCCCTGACGTCCATCATGCTCATGAAGGGATACCAGCCGAATACCGCCTGGGCGTCCTGGTGGTGACCGAGGTGCTGCATGACCAGGTGGAAGGCACATGGCAGGGATTTGTCCTGGTGGTGGTCAAAATTCAGCCGCGCCGGATCGTACTCCATGCCGACATCCACAACGTAGGTTTTATGATCGGCGAGATGCTCGGAGGAAGGATCGCAACGCAAAACTTCCGCCTCTTCCAGCGTAGCCAGCAGAACGCTGACCGCCAGGAAATCATCCCGGTGCGCATTGCCCCCATGTACCACGATTCTGTGCATGTACTCGGCTCCGAATTGTTTTCGGGAAAAGACAGACCCGCCATCGAACAGCGTCCTTGCCCTTTGGCCGGAATGGAAATCAGAACAGACAGATCCGGCCACAGTATAAAACTGCCCGCCACCTTTCCCCAAAAGATTTTTTGCAGCATCCCGTTCCACAAAAAACCCGTAAAAACGGACAGGGCCGGCGATCGCCGGCCCTGTCGGGGGTGGAAGCAGGCCCGGATAAATGCCCTGCGGCCTACTTCTGAGAGGCGATCATCAGGCGCAGCATGTCAACCACCCGGTTGGCATAGCCGACCTCATTGTCGTACCAGGAGATCAGTTTGAAAAAACGCGACTCTCCTGGCAGGTTGTTCTGCAGGGTGGCGGGCGAGTCGTAGATGGAGGAACTGGTGGAATTGAGAAAATCGGAAGACACCAGTTGCTCGGTCATGTACTCCAGAATGTTCTTGAGGTAGGTTTCCGAAGCCTTTTTCATCAAGCCGTCGATTTCCTCGATGGAGGTAGCCCGCGCGGTGCGGAAGGTCAGATCGACCACCGACACATCGGGCGTGGGCACGCGAAAAGCCATGCCGGTGAGCTTGCCCCTGACCTCGGGAATCACCTCCCCCACGGCGCGAGCCGCCCCGGTGGTGGAAGGTATGATATTGATGGCCGCCGCCCGTCCGCCGCGCCAGTCTTTTTTAGAGGGGCTGTCGACGGTCTCCTGGGTGGCTGTATAGGCATGGATGGTGCTCATCAGCCCCTGCTCCAGGCCGACGCCCTCCTTCAGCAGCACATGCACCAGCGGCGCCAGGCAGTTGGTGGTACAGGAAGCGGTGGATATGACATGGTCGGTGCGCGGATCATAGGTGTCCTGGTTGACGCCGATGACGATGCTCTTCATCGCGCCTTTGCCCGGCGCCGTCAGAATCACCTTACGGGCTCCCGCTGCCAGATGCAGGCCGGCTTTGTCCATGCTGTTGAATCGCCCGGTGGCCTCGATGACATATTCGACCCCGAGGGCCTTCCAGGGCAACCGGTCGGGACTGGCCGGGGCGGCCAGGCACAGGATCTCGTCGCCGTTGACGATCAGGGTATCGTCGACCTCCAGTTCGGCGCGGCTTCTGGCGGTCGCAACCTCTCCGGGGAACCGTCCGTGCACCGAATCGTAGCGGGTGCGGTAAGCGAAATAACGGGCATCCGGATTCAGATCGACCAGCGCCACGATGTCCAGATCCGTGCCGATAAGCCCCTGCTCGTACATGGCGGCCAGGGCCAGCCTGCCGATCCGCCCGTAGCCGTTGATCGCGATTTTGGTGGCCATGGTTTCCTCCCCGACGTGTGATGTTGGCACTGGCTTAACATAGCAGCTGGCGAGCAAAATTCAACCCCGCCCGGTTCGGACAAAAAAGGGTAGCGTCAGACGCGCGCCAGGCCTCCGCGGCGCTCCCGCCACAGAAGCGCCACGCTGGCAAGGGCGCACAGCGGCATGCCGATGGCCATGACCGCCAGCGTGCCGTCGTAACCCCAGCTCACCAGGGCGGCGGCCACGGCGCCGGCCAGCATCTGCACCGCACCCAACAGCGCCGAGGCGCTGCCGGCTTGTTCCCTGCCGAAAGGCTCCATGATCAAAGCCGTCACATCCGGCAGTAGAAAACCGAGGCAGAACATGTACAAGGCGGCAAAGGCCAGCACCAGCCCGAGGGAAACGGCACCTGCCAGCATCCCGGCCACAAACAGCGCACTGGCAGCGAGCTGCAGCAGGTTGCTGCCCCACATCACGCTTTCCAGGGAAGAACGTTTCAGCAGCCTGGCATTGACCTGACTGCCGACAATCAGCGCCAGGGCGTTGCATCCCATGGTCCAGCCGTAGCGGGGACCGGACATGCCGAACAGGTCCATGAACACCAGCGGCGAAGCCGTCAGATACGCGAACAAACCGGCGATATAAAAGCTGCCGGTCAACATGCGCGGCGTGAATCCCGGTACCGACAGCACCGCAAGATAATCGCGCAACGCCCGGCCGGGGCGCAGCGCCTCGCGGCGGCCGTGACCGGCGGTAGCGGGCAGTATCAGCAGCACACCGAGCAGCATCAGCCCGGCGACCGCGCCGAGCAGGATAAAGATATAACGCCACCCCAGGCTGCCGACGATGATACCGCCCAA
This portion of the Syntrophotalea acetylenica genome encodes:
- the murI gene encoding glutamate racemase translates to MPDRAIGVFDSGVGGLTVLKEIQRLLPGEDLLYLGDTARVPYGTKSPATVRRYAMEAAAFLTRRRVKMLVVACNTASSVALADLENQYKLPVIGVIEPGAKRAVSVTRSGRIGVIGTEGTIKSGAYTVAIKRLAPDADVVSIACPLFVPLVEEGWLNHPVTHLTARAYLDNLRHLGIDTLVLGCTHYPLLKPVLQEVLGPEVILIDSAEETAFTVAAMLGHCHRLRPSGEICTAQFFVTDVPERFQRVGSEFLGCPLATVEQVALD
- a CDS encoding 2-hydroxyacyl-CoA dehydratase family protein, giving the protein MVGFTTTIPLEIVIAAGRRPVDLNNIFIEDPACQSLIDEAEMAGFPRNCCGWIKGLYSAALHHGIREIIAVTEGDCSNTKALMEVLQLQGITTIPFAYPYDRSGITLEHEMRKLAEHFGVTPQKTEEAWRYLNAIRARVHEIDRLTWEENRVTGTENHLWQVCTSDMNGEPAVFEQQADAFLEEARRRDPLPDGLRLAYIGVPPIFTDLYAVTEELGGRVVFNETQRQFSMPYHATSLVEQYRSYTYPYDVFVRLDDIEKEIARRRIDGVIHYVQSFCFRQIEDLIVRRRLRQLPILTLEGDRPGPLDARTRIRLEGFIEMIKARHS
- a CDS encoding acyl-CoA dehydratase activase, which translates into the protein MTGIGIDLGSRQVKFAALDGEAIAWLHSYDTIPFYKRYACRRDDRLLLAYQDLGLLSPEEWQTTPLTATGYGRNTINLAGATVVPEIQAHIAGARFQTGRETFTLLDLGGQDSKVARLEDGILVDFLMNDKCAASSGRYLENMAKVLDVSLEELASHFEHPVSLDATCGIFGESELIGKIIEGHSLEALCAGVNQTLIKRVAPMLARFAQDTLVLTGGVAKNGAFVELLRRFSSAEILIPAHPQHNGAIGCAWLAGRR
- a CDS encoding MYG1 family protein, which codes for MHRIVVHGGNAHRDDFLAVSVLLATLEEAEVLRCDPSSEHLADHKTYVVDVGMEYDPARLNFDHHQDKSLPCAFHLVMQHLGHHQDAQAVFGWYPFMSMMDVRGPHRTAEHFGVDASVLLASSSPIDGYILSRFARLEVLCPEDLLYRFMREMGKDMLALIRLKKERLGRLKREARIVAVKQFKAVVCCIEDNPKLSMELYLKSLADESVVICITPSVRGAGWELLRLGDSRLVDFRAIADCPEVLFVHANGYIATTRSLIPLEQAVQLASRAVVEPAFESDK
- the gap gene encoding type I glyceraldehyde-3-phosphate dehydrogenase, which produces MATKIAINGYGRIGRLALAAMYEQGLIGTDLDIVALVDLNPDARYFAYRTRYDSVHGRFPGEVATARSRAELEVDDTLIVNGDEILCLAAPASPDRLPWKALGVEYVIEATGRFNSMDKAGLHLAAGARKVILTAPGKGAMKSIVIGVNQDTYDPRTDHVISTASCTTNCLAPLVHVLLKEGVGLEQGLMSTIHAYTATQETVDSPSKKDWRGGRAAAINIIPSTTGAARAVGEVIPEVRGKLTGMAFRVPTPDVSVVDLTFRTARATSIEEIDGLMKKASETYLKNILEYMTEQLVSSDFLNSTSSSIYDSPATLQNNLPGESRFFKLISWYDNEVGYANRVVDMLRLMIASQK
- a CDS encoding multidrug effflux MFS transporter; this encodes MTTLMHNGPRLRLIILLLGALTAIGPLTIDTYLPAFTAIAADLCTDVATVGLSMSSYFIGIAFGQLIYGPLLDVFGRKRPLVFGLLLYGVASFGCALSWNVQWLIGLRLVLALGACAGMVAARAVVRDLFPLHETARVFSLLMLVMGLAPIVAPTLGGIIVGSLGWRYIFILLGAVAGLMLLGVLLILPATAGHGRREALRPGRALRDYLAVLSVPGFTPRMLTGSFYIAGLFAYLTASPLVFMDLFGMSGPRYGWTMGCNALALIVGSQVNARLLKRSSLESVMWGSNLLQLAASALFVAGMLAGAVSLGLVLAFAALYMFCLGFLLPDVTALIMEPFGREQAGSASALLGAVQMLAGAVAAALVSWGYDGTLAVMAIGMPLCALASVALLWRERRGGLARV